From the Streptomyces sp. Sge12 genome, the window GGTGCGCGTTGCACACCCGCAGCCCCTGGGCCGGGACCCGGGCGCACAGGATGCCGCGGTGCAGTCCCACCGTCGGCTGCTCGGTCGGGACCAGCTCCACATCGGTGAGCGCGGAGCCCGCCAGCAGCCCGTACCCGGCCTGTCCGCGCCCCTGGCCGGTGCAGTCGACCGGAGACCTGCGCCCTGCCTCGTCCACCTCGGCGTACGGTTCGAAGGCGGAGTGCCACTGGGGGCCGAGGCTGCGGGCCGAGGAAACCAGGTCCTGCGAGCACACCTCCTGGAGCAGCAGGACGTGGACGTCGGAGTCGTCGATCAGCTCGCGCAGTTGCTGGAACTTCTCCTTCGGGCTCCCGGTCTTCTCGCAGTTCCACTGCCGCACCCCGCACATGTTCCAGGTGGCGACGGAGACATCGTGCCCCGTGGGGGCGTCCGGGCCCGCGACCGCATCCGGTGTCGGCGCGGACGTGCACGCCACCGCGCCCAACAGGCTCAGGGTCGTCACCGTGCGGCCGAGGCGCCGGCGGAACGGCCCCAGCCGTGCCCCGCGCCCGGTCTCCATGTGTCTGTGCATTCGGACATCATTGAGTATGCGCCGGTCAGACCGTGCATCGGGCCCGGTGCAAACGGTTCCGGATCCCGATCGCGTACCGTGCGCCGCCCGCCGGACACGGCCTAGGCTGGCCCGGTGACGAACGCGAGTACGAGCATGAGTGGTGACCGGGTGCTGTACGGGTGCATGGGGCTGGGCGGGAGCTGGGACCCCGACCCGTACGGGCCCGCCGACATCGACGCCGCCGAGGCGGCCGTCGCGGCGGCCCTCGACAGCGGGATCACCACCTTCGACCACGCCGACATCTACCGGCACGGGAAGGCCGAGGCCGTCTTCGGCGAGGTGCTCGCGCGCACGCCCGGGCTGCGCGAGCGCATCACCCTCCAGACCAAGTGCGGGATCCGGCTCGGCGACAAGGACCGCCCGGGGATCTACGACCTGCGCGGCGAGACCATCGTCCGGCGCGTCGAGGAGAGCCTGACCCGGCTCAGGACCGATGTGATCGACGTCCTCCTGCTGCACCGTCCCGACCCGCTCGCCGACGTGGACTCGGTCGCCTCGGCACTGGGCTCCCTGCACCGCCAGGGCCTCGTACGTGGCTTCGGCGTGTCCAACATGGGCGCCGCGCAGATCGCCCACCTCCAGGCCCGTCTCGACGTACCGCTGGTGGCCAACCAGCTGGAGATGAGCCTGCACAGCCGCGACTGGGTCGAGGCGGGAGTCCTGCTCAACACACCGGAATCCGCGAACAACGGATTCCCCTTCGGCACCCTGGAGCACTGCCGCGACCACGGCATCCGCCTCCAGGCCTGGGGAGCGCTGGCGCAGGGCCGTTTCACCGGCCGCGAGCAGACCCCCGCCGAACGGGCCACCGCGGCGCTGCTCGCCGAGCTGGCCCGGCAGAAGGACACCACGCCCGAGTCGGTCCTGCTGTGGTGGCTGATGCGGCACCCGGCCGCCATCGCCCCGGTCATCGGCAGCGCCCGCCCCGAGCGGATCCGGGCCTGCCGCGACGCGGTCCTGCGGGATCCCGAGCTCACGCACGAGGAGTGGTACGAGCTCTGGATCACGGCCCGCGGGGTGCCGCTGCCCTGAGCCGACAGGGGGCAGGGGCCAGGCGGTTGACGGGGGCTGGCACCACCCACGGCCGACCGGCCTGCCGGATGGGACCGCCGGGCCGGATCAACAAGGCTTGCCCCATGACGACTTACAGGAAAACGGCCCTGCTCCTCGCCACGGCCACCGTGGCGGCCGCACTGACCGCGACCGCCGCCCCGGCCGAGGCCCGGTCCGCGTCCGCCGGCCCGCAGCTCGACTGGCACCCCTGCACCCATCAGGGCGCGCCCGCCGCCCAGGAGTGTGCCGAGCTGCCCGTCCCGCTCGACTACGACGACCCCGACGGGCGGCAGATCACCGTCGCCGTCTCCC encodes:
- a CDS encoding endonuclease/exonuclease/phosphatase family protein → MHRHMETGRGARLGPFRRRLGRTVTTLSLLGAVACTSAPTPDAVAGPDAPTGHDVSVATWNMCGVRQWNCEKTGSPKEKFQQLRELIDDSDVHVLLLQEVCSQDLVSSARSLGPQWHSAFEPYAEVDEAGRRSPVDCTGQGRGQAGYGLLAGSALTDVELVPTEQPTVGLHRGILCARVPAQGLRVCNAHLSLRESDAEHPEWDFRDDQLSSLVATASTDAGTVFGGDFNSPPPVGDRNTSAWIWPSETYTTYRECDQKGGSRSGRATLKDGTKIDYLFTRLPRTSCTVVDTKVSDHRPLVMRVSRPEGTAGVSTAR
- a CDS encoding aldo/keto reductase, whose product is MTNASTSMSGDRVLYGCMGLGGSWDPDPYGPADIDAAEAAVAAALDSGITTFDHADIYRHGKAEAVFGEVLARTPGLRERITLQTKCGIRLGDKDRPGIYDLRGETIVRRVEESLTRLRTDVIDVLLLHRPDPLADVDSVASALGSLHRQGLVRGFGVSNMGAAQIAHLQARLDVPLVANQLEMSLHSRDWVEAGVLLNTPESANNGFPFGTLEHCRDHGIRLQAWGALAQGRFTGREQTPAERATAALLAELARQKDTTPESVLLWWLMRHPAAIAPVIGSARPERIRACRDAVLRDPELTHEEWYELWITARGVPLP